Proteins from one Porites lutea chromosome 3, jaPorLute2.1, whole genome shotgun sequence genomic window:
- the LOC140930465 gene encoding ankyrin and armadillo repeat-containing protein-like encodes MTSSMTGGSSSVTSGRRDRRTSSSSDVMASMTASRAAATYFDKIERYELQETLAYTSSDWLLSTEDTRISVEPPRGLIAGIQIPSDFNNCLLLIPEEEGIEPLELREMHQIVRELVIGIYILNQTPSISLEANYDCSTSCQIPPAYFDTRIGQILSDVDYMMKSLWHGAYFPKDKRTKFAERWRQAVNLNTTTGEPETRRSLQLVWTEAGISDLAKDPELTAAYEALPLENKDDPVAIEERRHFLKHVDELALKLTLFQNSVNQHQNMFMIDANYHISSVVRSDKIDLPGYVKLQRRLGVHQEFIRKTLPLKPEVKRQLCLLKFISFMVPFLIAIKKRCKVPDINKLLPAFTFEECKTEREFPPLILRPEFKCKHFDHSEKYFHLHGGISIERKTTPAQKIPSEIVTERENLEYIASEACNKIMSSDTVMLESYPMTAVEIESKSYFVLNIHLETYYPVSPKHPLWIHAHYDEIMKLKPKRLPVHELQIHEQFKKRYGYQRTVKLKQIPAGLQASAQRGLVSIFHTMTRRLPPSRLTTQDSSGLSLIHHAAIFNRPQIITMLVVMGFDVNVRRYNNISSQGVSPLHLAARCGALDSLICLVTYKADVMMYDSQGWVSVHYAAFFNHVDCLLHLIHHEPKLLELKSKDALESTPILLAASSGALDAVKCLIELGSQYTSVDKEGNGAVHLAALHFHTNTLEYFISWNNSEVPVWDLLVGMLKSDDTKRKHSAVRCLEVLSLAAENNWKSILLAGGVPALVDLLRLENVELQSLAASVLCNIGSHGEVRAEVSKANATPVVVSLLDSPVPMIHSRAAVILGDLACLDVNQEKIAEEGGIEPLVRLLDSKLEHVLVNCVNALRVLCDGNHSNQTAVAQIGAVAILTELLSAKSKNLQANTAACLSSLAKNHRENQDLIVATGAVKPLVVLAKSTKTLCQVKAASALESLASNNPEAQKEIDTADAQRPLIRLLKMWAIEVKEQGASALWALAGVTRHQQQRIASMIGINILVDMLMLKSETLQYIAGTAIIALTMENIENQDKIVAGGGVQPLVRLLRSPKTSEKVLLMVIRVLGILCVGVAHQSNKSTQIEITNAEALVTLVHLLRSSKKPLIQVEVAITLGKIVQNNTQTQKLLAEQTKFRVTELLHHLANKEETVRHKAGMALATFAYNNTSQQYAIKNAGGIALQSFEEFLGSENELYQAHAAFQIIVLARVIDSDQVNLTARGVELLVQLLRSEQDSTQILAASLTASLGHTRAGVPAALITAGSVEALLANLSSANEEVRSSAAVALGYLSFDRTASRLMLQACRNTPGLLESLVCNLGNGKISMEFMDEWRQTKLVGLPSASLAIHGGPPVPQRLPPEERKRRPRTTQSMASFRTTRRQDIKRVASAPAVANSYRNQVKAGIIRAMLPRSDSTQIRSAFGAAEVWKSKLLTARPTLEQRLYSKNS; translated from the exons ATGACATCTTCCATGACCGGCGGCAGCTCGAGCGTAACGTCTGGTCGCCGAGATCGCAGAACCTCGAGTTCGTCCGATGTGATGGCGTCCATGACTGCATCAAGGGCTGCTGCAACGTATTTTGACAAGATTGAACGCTACGAACTTCAAGAGACTCTTGCTTACACCTCTAGTGACTGGCTACTTTCGACCGAAGACACACGGATTTCTGTAGAACCTCCGCGAGGACTGATTGCTGGGATTCAAATTCCCAGTGATTTCAACAACTGTTTGCTTTTAATCCCAGAGGAGGAAGGTATCGAGCCCTTAGAGTTGCGAGAAATGCATCAAATTGTTCGTGAACTGGTTATCGGGATCTACATTTTGAATCAAACTCCCTCGATCAGTTTGGAAGCTAATTATGACTGCAGTACGTCTTGCCAGATTCCCCCCGCTTACTTCGATACAAGAATTGGCCAGATACTTTCCGATGTAGATTACATGATGAAAAGTTTATGGCACGGGGCTTACTTTCCAAAggataaaagaacaaaattcgCAGAACGATGGAGGCAAGCTGTGAATTTAAACACAACAACTGGAGAACCTGAAACACGACGTAGTTTACAGCTTGTGTGGACAGAGGCGGGTATCTCAGACCTTGCTAAAGATCCCGAGCTTACTGCGGCTTATGAGGCCTTGCCTTTGGAAAATAAGGATGATCCAGTTGCTATTGAGGAAAGGAGGCACTTCCTGAAGCATGTTGATGAACTAGCATTGAAAttaactttgtttcaaaattctgTCAATCAACACCAAAACATGTTCATGATTGACGCTAATTATCACATCTCAAGCGTTGTGAGATCAGACAAAATTGATCTTCCTGGTTATGTAAAGCTACAGCGAAGGCTGGGTGTCCATCAGGAGTTTATCAGGAAAACTCTACCATTAAAGCCAGAAGTGAAACGACAGCTTTGTCTCCTCAAGTTTATAAGCTTCATGGTGCCTTTTCTGATTGCAATCAAAAAGCGTTGTAAAGTTCCAGACATTAACAAACTCCTTCCTGCATTTACATTTGAGGAGTGTAAAACTGAACGTGAGTTCCCACCACTCATCTTACGACCAGAGTTTAAGTGCAAGCATTTTGATCATTCAGAGAAATACTTTCATCTTCATGGAGGAATTTCAATTGAACGCAAAACTACCCCTGCTCAAAAGATCCCCTCAGAAATTGTAACAGAGCGGGAAAACCTGGAATACATAGCCTCTGAAGCTTGCAACAAAATCATGAGTTCTGACACTGTCATGTTGGAGAGTTATCCCATGACAGCAGTTGAAATCGAAAGCAAGAGTTATTTTGTCCTGAACATTCATCTTGAGACATATTACCCAGTGTCACCAAAACACCCTTTATGGATACATGCTCATTATGATGAAATCATGAAATTGAAACCTAAAAGGCTTCCTGTGCATGAGTTACAAATTCATGAACAGTTTAAGAAGAGGTACGGTTACCAAAGAACAGTCAAACTCAAGCAGATCCCTGCTGGGCTCCAAGCTAGTGCACAGAGGGGCCTTGTTTCGATTTTTCACACCATGACAAGGAGATTGCCACCATCCCGTCTAACAACGCAAGATTCATCAGGTCTGTCACTTATCCATCATGCCGCCATATTTAACAGGCCTCAGATTATTACAATGCTGGTGGTGATGGGATTTGATGTAAATGTTCGACGCTATAACAACATTTCATCCCAAGGTGTAAGTCCACTTCACCTGGCAGCAAGATGTGGTGCACTAGACAGCTTGATTTGCCTGGTCACATACAAAGCTGATGTTATGATGTATGACAGTCAGGGATGGGTGTCGGTTCATTATGCTGCCTTTTTTAACCATGTTGATTGCCTTTTGCATTTGATACACCATGAACCCAAATTACTCGAGCTTAAGTCAAAAGATGCCTTGGAATCAACACCAATTCTTTTAGCAGCCTCCAGTGGTGCTCTTGATGCAGTCAAGTGTCTAATTGAACTTGGTTCACAGTACACATCAGTAGATAAGGAAGGAAATGGAGCAGTTCACCTTGCTGCTCTTCATTTTCACACCAATACACTAGAGTACTTCATCAGTTGGAACAATAGTGAAGTTCCTGTCTGGGATCTGTTAGTTGGTATGTTGAAGTCAGATGACACCAAGAGAAAGCACAGTGCAGTCAGATGTCTTGAAGTTTTGTCCCTTGCTGCAGAAAACAACTGGAAATCTATCCTACTTGCAGGAGGAGTCCCTGCGCTTGTAGATCTACTCAGACTTGAGAATGTTGAGCTTCAATCACTTGCAGCATCTGTTTTGTGCAACATTGGCAGTCATGGTGAAGTAAGAGCTGAAGTATCAAAAGCAAATGCCACTCCTGTAGTTGTCAGCTTGTTAGATTCACCAGTACCTATGATCCATTCCCGTGCAGCAGTTATACTTGGTGACTTGGCTTGTTTGGATGTGAATCAGGAAAAGATTGCAGAAGAAG GAGGAATAGAGCCACTGGTAAGATTGTTGGACTCCAAGCTTGAGCATGTGTTGGTCAACTGTGTCAATGCACTCAGGGTTTTGTGTGATGGTAACCATAGCAACCAGACAGCTGTGGCTCAGATTGGTGCTGTTGCTATTCTCACTGAACTTTTAA GTGCCAAATCAAAGAATCTGCAAGCCAATACTGCCGCTTGCCTCAGCTCTTTAGCCAAGAACCATCGTGAAAACCAAGACTTGATTGTAGCGACAGGAGCTGTCAAACCGTTGGTGGTATTAGCAAAGAGCACCAAAACGTTATGCCAAGTGAAGGCTGCAAGTGCTCTGGAGTCTCTTGCTTCAAATAACCCTGAAGCACAGAAAGAGATTGACACAGCTGATGCACAACGTCCTCTGATAAGACTTCTTAAAATGTGGGCCATTGAAGTGAAGGAACAAG gtgcCAGTGCCTTATGGGCACTAGCAGGTGTCACTCGACATCAACAGCAACGGATCGCCAGCATGATTGGCATTAACATCCTTGTTGACATGCTTATGCTAAAATCAGAGACATTGCAGTACATTGCGGGAACGGCCATCATTGCTTTGACTATGGAAAACATCGAAAACCAGGATAAGATAGTTGCTGGAGGTGGAGTTCAGCCACTTGTAAGACTCCTGAGATCTCCtaaaacatctgaaaag GTTCTGCTTATGGTGATCCGTGTTCTTGGTATTCTGTGTGTTGGCGTGGCACATCAATCCAACAAGTCCACACAAATTGAAATAACAAACGCTGAAGCGCTTGTTACTCTTGTTCATCTTCTACGCTCCTCCAAGAAGCCGTTAATTCAG GTGGAAGTTGCCATCACTCTTGGTAAAATAGTCCAGAACAACACGCAAACCCAAAAGCTTCTCGCAGAGCAAACAAAATTCCGGGTCACCGAACTTCTTCATCACCTCGCAAACAAAGAAGAGACCGTCCGGCACAAGGCTGGAATGGCTCTCGCAACGTTTGCTTACAACAACACTTCTCAACAATACGCCATTAAGAACGCTGGTGGAATTGCACTGCAATCATTTGAAGAGTTTCTGGGGTCTGAAAACGAATTGTACCAAGCCCATGCGGCTTTTCAGATCATTGTCTTAGCGCGAGTGATAGACAGTGATCAAGTGAATCTGACTGCACGTGGTGTTGAATTACTAGTGCAGTTGTTACGTTCAGAACAAGACAGTACACAAATTCTTGCTGCTAGTTTGACGGCTAGCCTCGGTCACACGCGGGCTGGTGTTCCTGCGGCACTTATCACCGCAG gTTCCGTGGAAGCTCTCCTCGCCAACCTGTCTTCTGCAAATGAGGAAGTCCGAAGCAGTGCTGCCGTTGCCCTGGGGTACCTCTCATTTGACCGAACCGCTTCCCGGTTGATGTTGCAAGCATGTAGAAACACCCCAGGACTGCTAGAATCACTTGTCTGTAACCTTGGCAACGGTAAAATATCCATGGAATTCATGGATGAGTGGAGGCAGACCAAGTTGGTTGGGCTGCCATCTGCCAG TCTTGCGATTCATGGAGGACCTCCAGTGCCACAAAGATTGCCACCTGAAGAAC GAAAACGTCGGCCTCGCACAACTCAGAGCATGGCCTCATTCCGAACCACACGCCGTCAAGACATAAAGAGAGTGGCCTCAGCACCAGCTGTAGCTAATAGTTATCGTAACCAAGTCAAGGCTGGGATCATACGAGCTATGTTACCGCGTTCAGACTCAACTCAAATAAGAAGCGCCTTTGGAGCTGCGGAGGTCTGGAAATCGAAGCTGCTGACTGCGCGGCCCACGTTAGAACAGAGACTTTACAGTAAAAATTCGTGA